GCCAGGAGCTGTTCCAGGTTGGGGAGAGGCAGAGTGGACTATTTGAAATCCAGCCTCAGGGGTCTCCGCCATTTTTGGTGAACTGCAAGATGACCTCAGGTAGGGTGTGTTAGTCCACCAGGGGCCCCTCTCCCCATAGGCCCTGTTGTCTTtctttaaattgaaaacaaaacaaaacaaaaaaattaaaggcagggtcttgctatgttgcccaagctggtctttttttttttttttttttttgagatggagttttgctcttggagctggagtgcaatgccacgatctcagctcactgaaacctccgcctcccgggttcaagcaattctccagcgtcagcctccccagtagctgagactacaggtgcgagcaaccacacccagctaatttttgtatttttagtagagactgggtttcaccatgttggtctggctggtctcaaactcctgacctcaaatgatttgccgactttggcctcccaaaatgctgggattataggcattagccactgctcctggcctcttttctttaaaatgcagcCCTtgtctgggtgtagtggctcatatctgtaatcccgacactttgggaggcctatcatgaggatcacttgagcccagaagttcgagaccagcctggacaacatagtgagagctcatctttacaaaaaattttgtaaaagtaaaaaaaaaggccaagtgcagtggctcacacctgtaatcccagcactttgggaggttgaggcagacagatcacgaggtcaggagttcgagaccagcctgaccaacatggtgaaaccccgtctctactaaaaatacaaaaattagccgggcatggtggtgtgcacctgtaatcccagctactcaggtggctgaggcaggagaatctcttgaacctgggaggcagaggttgcagtgagctgagatgacgccaccgcactccagcctgggcgacagagcgagactccgtccccccatcaaaaaaataaaaaagagaaaataaaataaaataaaataaaattcagcccttgctgggcatggtggcacatgcctgtagtcccagctactcgggaggccaaggcaggagggtcacttcagcccaggagttaaaggctgccgtgagccgtgatcacacctgtgaatagccaccgcactccaacctgggcaacacaacaaaacctcgtttctaaaaaaaaacaaaggctgagcacggtggcttacacctgaaatgccagcactttgggaggctgaggcgggcaaatcacttgaggtcagaagttcaagaccagcctggccaacatggtgaaaccctatctctaccaacataaacattagccgggcgtgcctgtgattccagctgcTTGTggggctgaagcacaagaatcgcttgagccccgaaggcagaggttgcagtgagctgagattgcggcactgcgatccagcctgggcaacagagtgagactccatctctaaaaaaaaaaaaaaaaaaaaagaaagcttttttttccactgagaagtccTTTCCATTACAAGAGGTTACAACACGGGGTTTTACCCAGTTCAGCTGGCCCAGAGAGGCTTTGCAGATTTCCACTGCCTACTCCCTCCCACACTCAGTCCCTGCTGGGTTCTTGGGACAAAGATCTTCCCAAGGCCAGCCCATAATATTCCTCCCTCTGACCCACCCTCCTCGAGTCCTCCAGGGATGAGTGAGGGAGCTGCTGTCTTCCTGGGTTTGGAGGGGGTTTGGTGCTTGGCAGCCAGATGAGGGAGTGGGGTCGTCTGTGAAGAGGGACTTCCTGGTGACCTTGTACCTTTCTGGGCAGATGGAGGCTGGACAGTAATTCAGAGGCGCCACGATGGCTCAGTGGACTTCAACCGGCCCTGGGAAGCCTACAAGGCGGGGTTTGGGGATCCCCACGGTAGGTGTTTCTAGTGGGGACAGaggcaggggaggaagagggacCCTCAGAAGTGGCCCTGCCTCATGGAGTGGCCTCTCCCACTCCAGGCGAGTTCTGGCTGGGTCTGGAGAAGGTGCATAGCATCACGGGGGACCGCAACAGCCGCCTGGCCGTGCAGCTGCGGGACTGGGATGGCAACGCCGAGTTGCTGCAGTTCTCCGTGCACCTGGGTGGCGAGGACACGGCCTATAGCCTGCAGCTCACTGCACCCGTGGCCGGCCAGCTGGGCGCCACCACCGTCCCACCCAGCGGCCTCTCCGTACCCTTCTCCACTTGGGACCAGGATCACGACCTCCGCAGGGACAAGAACTGCGCCAAGAGCCTCTCTGGTGAGCAGGCCCTGCCAtgccacacccagccagcagCTTCCCTCCTTATCTTTCTGCTGCTCTGTCCTGCCTTCAACCCCACATTGCATCTGTTTCCTGCCCCCACCTCTTCCTTACATGCCGTGTGTGTGATTGGGCCACTAACTTAGCCTatctggcctcagttttcccatcctGAAAAGGGTCTTGACCgtctttacttttatttacttatgtgtttgtttatttatttatttatgtatttattttttgagacggagtctcactttgtcacccaggctggagtgctttgtggcacgatcttggctcactgcaagctccacctcctgagttcacaccattctcctgcctcagcctcccgagtagctgggactataggtgcccaccaccacgcctggctaatttttttgtatttttagtagagatggggtttcaccgtgttagccaggatggtctcgatctcctgacctcgtgatctgcctgcctcagcctcccaaagtgctgggattacaggcgtgagccaccgcgcccggcctacttatttattttttgagacagagtcccgctgtgtctcccaggctggagtgcaagtgacgtgatcttggctcactgcagcctccgcctcctgggttcaagtgattctcctgcctcagcctcctgagtagctgggattacaggttcccgccaccatgcacagataattgttttgtatttttagtagagacggggtttcaccatgttggccagggtggtcttgaactcctgacctcaagtgatctgcccacctcggcctcccaaagtgttgggattacaggcgtgagccacaatacCCGGCCACAAACATCTTTATAATGGTGCTCcacaggattctttttttttttttttttttgaaacagggtctcactctgttgcctaagctggagtgcagtggtgcgatctcggctcactgcaacctccacctcccgggttcaagcaattctcaaaaaaaaaaaaaaattaggcacggtggctcacacttgcaatcccagcactttgggaggctgaagcgagtggatcacttgagcccaggagaccaatCTGAGCAACAgggcgaaatcctgtctcaattaaaaatacaaaaaactagctgggcatggtggtgcctgcctgtgttcccatctacttgggaggctgagttgggaggatctcttgagcctaggagataaggctgcagtgagctgagactgcgccactgcactcaagcctgggtgacagagtgagacccctgcctcaaaagaaaaagaaaaaatgcaggcatggtggctcacacctgtggtcccagctacttgggaggcccaggtacaagaatcacttgagcccgtaAGGTTGACGCTGCATTGAGCCAtcaccacaccactgcactccagcctgggcaatggagccaggccctgtctcaaaaaaaattgtttttaaacttaaaaataaggccgggtgtgggggctcacacctgtaatcccagcactttgggaggccgaggtgggtggatcacctgaggtcaggagttcaaaactagcctggccaacatggtgaaaccctgtctctactaaaaatacaaaaattaggccaggcgcagtgggtcatacctgtaatcccagcactttgggaggctgaggagggtggatcacatgaggtaaggagtttgagaccaacctggccaacatggtgaaaccccctcactactaaaaatacaaaaactagccaggcgtggtggcgggtgcctgtaatcccggctactcaggaggctgaggcatgagaatcccttgaacctgggaggcagaggtgcagtgagccgagattgtgccactgcactccagcctgggagatagagtgagactcagtctcaaaaaaaaagaccaaaaattagccaggtgtggtggcaggcgcctgtaatcccagctactcgggaggctgagggaggagaatcacttaaacctgagagacggaggttgcagtgagctgagatcgcaccactgcactccagcctgggtgacagagtaagactcaatctcaaaaaaaaaaaagtcaagtccAAAGCCCAGCCTGGTCCCCAACCTGCCTCATCCTCAACCCTATCCCTATCTCCTTTCAGCCCCATCGGTGGCTCAAAGACCTGACCATGTTCCCTCTCCCCTGACCCCGGCAGGAGGCTGGTGGTTTGGCACCTGCAGCCATTCCAACCTCAACGGCCAGTACTTCCGCTCCATCCCACAGCAGCGGCAGAAGCTTAAGAAGGGAATCTTCTGGAAGACCTGGCGGGGCCGCTACTACCCGCTGCAGGCCACCACCATGTTGATCCAGCCCATGGCAGCAGAGGCAGCCTCCTAGCGTCCTGGCTGGGCCTGGTCCCAGGCCCACGAAAGACGGTGACTCTTGGCTCTGCCCGAGGATGTGGCCGTTCCCTGCCTGGGCAGGGGCTCCAAGGAGGGGCCATCTGGAAACTTGTGGACAGAGAAGAAGACCACGACTGGAGAAGCCCCCTTTCTGAGTGCAGGGGGGCTGCATGCGTTGCCTCCTGAGATCGAGGCTGCAGGATATGCTCAGACTCTAGAGGCGTGGACCAAGGGGCATGGAGCTTCACTCCTTGCTGGCCAGGGAGTTGGGGACTCAGAGGGACCACTTGGGGCCAGCCAGACTGGCCTCAATGGCGGACTCAGTCACATTGACTGACGGGGACCAGGGCTTGTGTGGGTCGAGAGCGCCCTCATGGTGCTGGTGCTGTTGTGTGTAGGTCCCCTGGGGACACAAGCAGGCGCCAATGGTATCTGGGCGGAGCTCACAGAGTTCTTGGAATAAAAGCAACCTCAGAAcactttgttctttgttcttgtttgttttctttcttttttttctctttctttagttCACAGATCTAGTAAGTTACCCtcagtttgttttaaaaagtgaacaaagtcCATGTAAACATGttcccagggccaggcacggtgtctcgtgcctgtaatcccagccatttgtgaggccgagacaggcaggtcacttgaggtcagcagttcgagaccagccgggccaacatggtggaacccccatctctacaaaaaaatacaaaaattagccgagcatggtggtgcacgtctgtagtcccagctactctagaggctgacgcagaagaatcacttgagccaaggaggcagaggctgcaaataagccgagattgcgccactgcactccagcctgggcaacagagcaagactccatctcaaaacaaaaataatttttttttcgtagaggcagggtctcattctattgtccaggctggtctcaaacaccgagactcaagggatcctcctgccttggcttcacaaagtgatgggattaaaggtgtgagcgccactgcacccacccctgAAGGCTCTAATTCTACATCtgtgttttgttaaaaaaaaaaaaaaaagatggcgtggtcgctcatgcctgtaatcccagcactttaggaggccgaggcaggtggatcatctgacaTTACGAGTTCCAggcccgcctgaccaacatggtgaaaccccgtctctactaaaaatacaaaaattagccgggtgtggtggcgggtgcctgtaatcccagctactcaggaggctgaggcaggagaatcacttgaactcgggaggtggaggttgcggtgagcagagatcatgccactgcactccagcctgggtgacagagcaagacttgatttcaaaaaaaaaaaaaaaaaaaaaaagaatagggctgggcgcattggctcacacttgtaacactagcactttgggaggccaacgagcggatcacccgaggtcgggtgATCCCGCTGTATTGCTCTATATAGTGAGATCCCtatatagggtctcactctattgtccaggctggtctggcctggccaatgtggtgaaacctcatttctactaaaaatacaaaaattagctgggcatagtgatgcgcacctataatcccagctactcaggaggctgaggccggagaattgcttgaacccaggaggtggaggttgcagtgagccgagatggcgctgagaggtgacagcgtgctggcagtcctcacagccctcgctcactctctgcgactcctctgcctgggctcccactgtGGCGGCACttcaggagcccttcagcccaccgctgcactgtgggagcccctttctgggctggccaaggccggagctggctccctcagcttgcagggaagtgtggagggagaggcgcgagccgGAATcggggctgcgcgcggtgcttgtgggccagctggagttccgggtgggcgtgggcttggcggacCCTGCACTCAGAGCAGCCGTccggccctgctggccccgggcaatgaggggcttagcacccgggccggacagcggctgcggagggtgtactgggtcccccagcagtgccagcgcACCGGCGCTGCGCTTGATTTCtcaccaggccttagctgccttcccgcggggcagggatcgggacctgcagcccgccatgcctgagcctcccaccccctccatgggctcctgtgcggcccgcgCCTCCCTGACGAGCACTGCCCCATGCTCcatggtgcccagtcccatccaccacccaagggctgaggagtgcaggcgcacggcgtgggactggcaggcagctccacctgcagccccggtgcaggatccactgggtgaagctagctgggctcctgagtctggtggggacgtggagaacctttgtctagctcagggattgtaaatacaccaatcatcaccctatgtctagctcagggtttgtgaatgcaccaatgaacactctgtatctagctactctggtggggccttggagaacctttatgtctagctcagggattgtaaatacaccaatcggcactctgtatctagctcaaggtttgtaaacacaccaatcagcaccctgtgtctagctcagggtttgtgaatgcaccaatcgacactctgtatctagctactgtggtggggccttggagaacctttgtgttgacactctgtatctagttaatctggtggggatgtggagaacctttgtgtctagctcaggaattgtaaacgcaccaatcagcgccctgtcaaaacagaccagtgggctctaccaatcagcaggatgtgggtggggccagataagagaataaaagcaggctgcccgagccagcagtggcaacccacttgggtccccttccacactgtggaagctttgttcttttgctctttgcaataaatcttgtactgctcactctttgggtccccactgcttttatgagctgtaacactcactgcgaaggtctgcagcttcactcctgagccagtgaaaccatgaacccaccagaaggaagaaacgctGAACACACCTGAACATCAGAagaaacaaactccagacgcgccaccttaagagctggaACACTTACCGCaagggtccatggcttcattcttgaagtcagtga
The DNA window shown above is from Homo sapiens chromosome 19, GRCh38.p14 Primary Assembly and carries:
- the ANGPTL4 gene encoding angiopoietin-related protein 4 isoform b precursor (isoform b precursor is encoded by transcript variant 3), coding for MSGAPTAGAALMLCAATAVLLSAQGGPVQSKSPRFASWDEMNVLAHGLLQLGQGLREHAERTRSQLSALERRLSACGSACQGTEGSTDLPLAPESRVDPEVLHSLQTQLKAQNSRIQQLFHKVAQQQRHLEKQHLRIQHLQSQFGLLDHKHLDHEVAKPARRKRLPEMAQPVDPAHNVSRLHHGGWTVIQRRHDGSVDFNRPWEAYKAGFGDPHGEFWLGLEKVHSITGDRNSRLAVQLRDWDGNAELLQFSVHLGGEDTAYSLQLTAPVAGQLGATTVPPSGLSVPFSTWDQDHDLRRDKNCAKSLSGGWWFGTCSHSNLNGQYFRSIPQQRQKLKKGIFWKTWRGRYYPLQATTMLIQPMAAEAAS
- the ANGPTL4 gene encoding angiopoietin-related protein 4 isoform a precursor (isoform a precursor is encoded by transcript variant 1), with translation MSGAPTAGAALMLCAATAVLLSAQGGPVQSKSPRFASWDEMNVLAHGLLQLGQGLREHAERTRSQLSALERRLSACGSACQGTEGSTDLPLAPESRVDPEVLHSLQTQLKAQNSRIQQLFHKVAQQQRHLEKQHLRIQHLQSQFGLLDHKHLDHEVAKPARRKRLPEMAQPVDPAHNVSRLHRLPRDCQELFQVGERQSGLFEIQPQGSPPFLVNCKMTSDGGWTVIQRRHDGSVDFNRPWEAYKAGFGDPHGEFWLGLEKVHSITGDRNSRLAVQLRDWDGNAELLQFSVHLGGEDTAYSLQLTAPVAGQLGATTVPPSGLSVPFSTWDQDHDLRRDKNCAKSLSGGWWFGTCSHSNLNGQYFRSIPQQRQKLKKGIFWKTWRGRYYPLQATTMLIQPMAAEAAS
- the ANGPTL4 gene encoding angiopoietin-related protein 4 isoform X1; protein product: MSGAPTAGAALMLCAATAVLLSAQGGPVQSKSPRFASWDEMNVLAHGLLQLGQGLREHAERTRSQLSALERRLSACGSACQGTEGSTDLPLAPESRVDPEVLHSLQTQLKAQNSRIQQLFHKVAQQQRHLEKQHLRIQHLQSQFGLLDHKHLDHEVAKPARRKRLPEMAQPVDPAHNVSRLHRLPRDCQELFQVGERQSGLFEIQPQGSPPFLVNCKMTSDGGWTVIQRRHDGSVDFNRPWEAYKAGFGDPHGEFWLGLEKVHSITGDRNSRLAVQLRDWDGNAELLQFSVHLGGEDTAYSLQLTAPVAGQLGATTVPPSGLSVPFSTWDQDHDLRRDKNCAKSLSAPSVAQRPDHVPSPLTPAGGWWFGTCSHSNLNGQYFRSIPQQRQKLKKGIFWKTWRGRYYPLQATTMLIQPMAAEAAS
- the ANGPTL4 gene encoding angiopoietin-related protein 4 isoform X2 yields the protein MSGAPTAGAALMLCAATAVLLSAQGGPVQSKSPRFASWDEMNVLAHGLLQLGQGLREHAERTRSQLSALERRLSACGSACQGTEGSTDLPLAPESRVDPEVLHSLQTQLKAQNSRIQQLFHKVAQQQRHLEKQHLRIQHLQSQFGLLDHKHLDHEVAKPARRKRLPEMAQPVDPAHNVSRLHHGGWTVIQRRHDGSVDFNRPWEAYKAGFGDPHGEFWLGLEKVHSITGDRNSRLAVQLRDWDGNAELLQFSVHLGGEDTAYSLQLTAPVAGQLGATTVPPSGLSVPFSTWDQDHDLRRDKNCAKSLSAPSVAQRPDHVPSPLTPAGGWWFGTCSHSNLNGQYFRSIPQQRQKLKKGIFWKTWRGRYYPLQATTMLIQPMAAEAAS